One genomic segment of Aquipluma nitroreducens includes these proteins:
- a CDS encoding 4Fe-4S binding protein: MRKVLKKLVRNRMVILTILGVSLYLGISQFHISLWYILFYGIFLGVIFGKVFCRWVCPMGLIMEMMMSMGGEDSKIKQMYQYHKIGCPIAWISGLLNKYSIFRIKLNEDTCKNCGICDKKCYIVAMEPAKYSLYKPAMIKPGSSYTCSKCLQCVASCPNGSLTYKV; the protein is encoded by the coding sequence ATGAGAAAGGTTTTAAAAAAATTGGTTCGCAACAGGATGGTCATCCTGACGATATTGGGAGTTTCGCTGTATCTGGGCATTTCGCAATTTCACATTTCGTTGTGGTACATTTTATTCTACGGCATTTTTCTGGGAGTGATATTCGGAAAAGTATTTTGCCGGTGGGTTTGCCCCATGGGTCTCATCATGGAAATGATGATGAGTATGGGCGGCGAAGACAGCAAAATCAAGCAGATGTATCAGTATCATAAAATCGGTTGTCCGATTGCCTGGATCTCTGGGCTACTCAACAAATATTCAATTTTCAGGATTAAACTGAATGAAGATACCTGCAAGAATTGTGGAATCTGCGACAAAAAATGCTACATCGTAGCCATGGAACCGGCCAAATACAGCTTGTACAAACCTGCAATGATAAAACCCGGAAGCAGTTACACTTGCTCCAAATGTTTGCAGTGTGTAGCATCATGCCCAAACGGAAGTTTAACGTATAAAGTCTAA
- a CDS encoding DUF5020 family protein: MKKLVLVLFVSLLTLGTFAQNLQTHYDMGKDRGYITTTVEMFRPDKTGNTFFFIDMDYGSNGVKNSPSLAYFEIARCFKLGKSPFSWHVEYNGGLFNSYGAANNISNAWLTGVDYSWNAKDFSKGFSLKALYKNIANTTDSKPNNFQLTAVWYFDFAKGKLRFDGFADFWREGHMVSADGWKTANEKKFIFLTEPQLWYNCTKKFAIGSEVEISSNFAGHDGFMINPTAALKYTF, encoded by the coding sequence ATGAAGAAATTAGTCCTTGTTCTATTTGTTAGTTTGCTCACATTGGGCACATTTGCCCAGAATCTACAAACTCATTACGACATGGGGAAAGATCGTGGTTACATAACCACAACTGTTGAAATGTTCCGTCCTGATAAAACCGGAAACACTTTCTTTTTTATCGACATGGATTACGGATCGAATGGAGTGAAGAATAGTCCATCGCTGGCCTATTTCGAAATTGCCCGTTGCTTCAAGCTAGGAAAATCACCCTTTAGCTGGCATGTCGAGTATAATGGCGGTTTGTTCAATTCTTATGGAGCAGCTAATAATATCAGTAATGCATGGTTAACAGGGGTTGATTATTCATGGAATGCAAAAGATTTTTCCAAAGGATTTTCGTTAAAAGCTTTATACAAAAACATTGCAAATACGACTGACTCCAAACCAAATAACTTCCAGTTAACAGCAGTTTGGTATTTTGATTTTGCAAAAGGAAAGTTAAGATTTGATGGTTTTGCTGATTTCTGGAGAGAAGGACATATGGTGTCAGCGGATGGATGGAAAACCGCAAACGAAAAGAAATTTATCTTCTTGACTGAACCTCAATTGTGGTACAACTGCACCAAGAAATTTGCTATCGGTAGCGAAGTTGAAATCAGCAGCAATTTTGCCGGTCATGATGGCTTCATGATCAATCCGACTGCTGCATTGAAATACACTTTCTAA
- a CDS encoding DUF2461 domain-containing protein has product MQEVLNFLSELKVNNNKEWFDQNRKRYEESRKKVLFLTELIIHEINKFDPEIGNQNPKDCVFRIFRDVRFSPDKTPYKINMGSFIAKGGRKSVGAGYYLHIEPGGSFVGGGAYCPPADSLKALRTEIFDHPEEFKNLINSNSFRTMYPEMYDDKLKTAPKGFPKDFPEIDLLKYKSYAFTSRISDSDVSGDAFVGKIIAAFKELSPVNRFLNTAIEKWL; this is encoded by the coding sequence ATGCAGGAAGTATTGAATTTCCTTTCGGAACTGAAAGTAAACAACAACAAGGAATGGTTTGACCAAAACCGCAAAAGATATGAAGAGAGCCGCAAAAAAGTTCTTTTTCTTACCGAACTGATTATTCACGAAATAAACAAATTCGATCCTGAAATAGGCAACCAGAATCCCAAAGACTGTGTCTTTCGAATTTTCAGGGATGTGCGCTTTTCACCCGATAAAACGCCTTACAAAATCAATATGGGAAGTTTTATTGCCAAAGGAGGCCGGAAAAGTGTTGGGGCAGGTTATTACCTGCATATCGAACCCGGAGGTTCATTTGTTGGAGGTGGCGCTTACTGTCCACCTGCCGATTCGCTAAAGGCTTTACGAACTGAGATTTTTGATCATCCGGAAGAGTTTAAAAATCTTATAAACAGCAATTCATTTCGTACAATGTACCCTGAAATGTACGACGATAAGTTGAAAACTGCTCCCAAAGGTTTTCCGAAGGATTTTCCTGAAATTGATTTGCTCAAATACAAATCGTATGCCTTCACTTCACGAATTTCGGATTCAGATGTTAGCGGCGATGCTTTTGTGGGTAAAATAATAGCTGCATTTAAAGAATTATCGCCTGTAAACCGGTTCCTAAACACGGCCATCGAGAAGTGGTTGTAA
- a CDS encoding YgaP family membrane protein yields the protein MKNNMGTIDKVIRILVAVVFAVLFFTNVITGTLGIILLVLAVVFVLTSLISFCPLYWPFGINTGKK from the coding sequence ATGAAAAATAACATGGGTACCATTGACAAAGTGATCAGGATACTGGTTGCAGTTGTTTTTGCAGTTTTATTCTTCACCAATGTAATTACCGGCACTTTAGGAATTATCCTTCTGGTTCTGGCCGTAGTGTTTGTGTTAACAAGCCTGATCAGTTTTTGCCCCCTATATTGGCCTTTTGGGATTAATACTGGCAAAAAATAG
- the trxA gene encoding thioredoxin, with translation MKANFDSIISDTKPVIIDFHALWCGPCKVQSPILKEVANELGERVRVIKIDVDQNQDIAARYQIQSVPTLMIFKNGEIKYKQPGVHTKQQLMNVLTTIF, from the coding sequence ATGAAAGCAAACTTTGATTCAATCATAAGCGATACAAAACCGGTTATCATCGACTTTCATGCACTGTGGTGTGGCCCATGCAAAGTGCAGTCGCCCATTTTAAAAGAGGTTGCAAATGAACTTGGCGAACGGGTACGTGTTATAAAGATTGATGTAGATCAAAATCAGGACATTGCGGCACGTTACCAAATACAGAGCGTCCCTACCCTCATGATTTTCAAAAACGGTGAGATCAAATACAAACAGCCCGGGGTTCATACCAAACAACAATTAATGAATGTATTGACAACTATTTTTTAA
- a CDS encoding AMP-binding protein — translation MKRVKLIELYAEAFKKNWELPAFSDFQGSTCTYGEAAQIIRQIHAYFRESGIQKGDKIALLGRNSSNWAISFLAISGYGAVSVPVLPDFNPEDIHHILNHSESVFLFAADGLFEKLSREQIPAITGIVSLTDFSALSFLRQEEKDRWVKCFTVDYAGKSTPENFELDEYQDEDLSIISYTSGTSGFTKGVMIPSRSLLSNIIYAQEHMPLQAGDRIVSFLPMAHVFGLLFEFLFPVSVGCHVTFLSKAPTPQLIVKAFQEVKPRLILSVPLVVEKIYQKRILPALEKPIVKFLLKVPGIQMILYKKVRASLVETFGGRFHEIVIGGAPLNREVETFFRKIKFPFTIGYGMTECGPLVSYEPWSSFRPSSAGKLVDRMEIRIDSHDPYNEVGEILVKGNNVMLGYYKNEKATAETIDNEGWLRTGDLGIIDHDNFIYIRGRSKNMLLGPSGQNIYPEEMEAKLSNFPYVLECVITLREKKLVAFVFPDPELIEKEKPGEKRLNEIMADNCRQVNKVLPKFAQLNSIILVDKEFEKTPKRNIKRYLYT, via the coding sequence ATGAAAAGAGTTAAACTCATAGAACTTTATGCCGAGGCATTCAAAAAAAACTGGGAATTACCAGCTTTTAGCGACTTTCAGGGTTCTACCTGCACTTACGGTGAAGCGGCACAAATCATCAGGCAAATTCATGCTTATTTTCGCGAATCCGGAATCCAAAAAGGCGATAAAATAGCTTTACTTGGACGTAATTCTTCCAATTGGGCAATTTCATTTTTAGCGATTTCAGGATATGGGGCAGTTTCGGTTCCGGTTTTACCCGATTTTAATCCGGAAGACATTCATCACATTCTGAACCATTCCGAATCGGTATTTCTTTTTGCTGCCGATGGCCTATTTGAAAAGCTGAGCAGAGAGCAAATTCCTGCAATTACAGGCATAGTAAGCCTGACGGATTTCTCTGCCCTTTCATTTCTCCGTCAGGAAGAAAAAGATCGCTGGGTCAAATGTTTTACAGTTGATTATGCCGGAAAATCAACTCCGGAGAATTTTGAGTTGGACGAGTATCAAGATGAAGACTTAAGCATCATCTCGTATACCAGCGGAACATCAGGTTTCACTAAAGGAGTAATGATTCCTTCGCGAAGCTTACTGTCGAACATCATTTATGCACAGGAACATATGCCGTTGCAGGCTGGAGACCGAATTGTCTCTTTTCTGCCGATGGCGCACGTTTTTGGGTTGTTGTTCGAGTTTCTTTTCCCGGTTTCGGTAGGTTGCCATGTTACTTTTCTTTCGAAAGCACCCACACCGCAACTTATTGTTAAGGCTTTTCAGGAAGTAAAACCCCGGCTCATCCTTTCGGTACCATTGGTTGTCGAGAAAATTTACCAAAAAAGGATATTGCCTGCTCTCGAAAAACCAATCGTAAAGTTTTTGCTAAAAGTACCTGGAATACAGATGATTTTGTATAAAAAAGTGCGTGCCAGCCTGGTTGAAACGTTTGGTGGTCGTTTCCACGAAATCGTTATTGGTGGTGCGCCACTCAATCGCGAAGTGGAGACTTTCTTCCGGAAAATTAAATTTCCGTTTACGATTGGTTATGGAATGACGGAATGTGGCCCATTGGTTTCGTATGAGCCCTGGTCAAGCTTCCGTCCCTCTTCTGCAGGGAAACTGGTTGACCGGATGGAAATTCGAATTGACTCACATGATCCTTATAACGAGGTTGGTGAAATACTGGTTAAAGGAAATAATGTGATGCTTGGCTATTATAAAAACGAGAAGGCAACTGCGGAAACCATTGATAATGAGGGCTGGCTGCGTACAGGCGACCTTGGAATTATTGATCACGACAATTTTATATACATCCGGGGACGCAGCAAAAACATGCTACTCGGGCCATCGGGACAGAATATTTACCCTGAAGAAATGGAAGCTAAACTCAGTAATTTTCCGTATGTGCTTGAATGTGTGATTACTCTGCGCGAAAAGAAGTTGGTCGCATTTGTTTTTCCCGATCCGGAACTGATTGAGAAAGAAAAACCTGGTGAAAAACGACTGAATGAAATCATGGCTGATAACTGTAGGCAGGTGAATAAAGTACTTCCTAAATTTGCACAGTTAAACTCAATTATTTTGGTTGATAAAGAATTTGAAAAGACACCGAAAAGAAACATCAAACGATATTTATACACTTAG
- the fabF gene encoding beta-ketoacyl-ACP synthase II, which translates to MRRVVITGLGAITPLGNSVSEYWNTLTQGKSGAATITRFDASGLKTRFACEVKNFDPLRYMEKQEARKNDLFSQYALAATNECVNDSGIDFDKVDRNRCGVIWATGIGGIGTFENEIREYFSPEAKGRISPFFITKMIPNMASGLISIKYGLHGASYATVSACSSSNHAITDSYNLIKMGKAEVMLAGGSEAPITISTVSGFSVMRALSERNDSPETASRPFDEARDGFVLGEGGAVLMLEELEHAQRRGAKIYAEMTGYGLASDAYHITGSHPDGLGAQLAMTEAMQEAGLKPENIDYINAHATSTPVGDLSETRAISVIFDSCLDKVAVGGTKSMTGHLLGAAGAIEAMCCVLAVNNNVIPPTINLQNRDAAIDSRIRVEQSLCKQPVNAALNNSFGFGGHIVSTLFQKYKE; encoded by the coding sequence ATGAGAAGAGTAGTAATTACCGGATTGGGAGCAATTACCCCGCTGGGGAATTCGGTTTCCGAATATTGGAATACACTGACTCAGGGGAAAAGTGGAGCAGCAACAATCACAAGATTTGATGCTTCCGGATTAAAAACCAGGTTTGCCTGTGAAGTAAAGAATTTCGATCCGCTGCGATACATGGAAAAGCAGGAAGCACGAAAAAACGATTTATTTTCGCAATATGCCCTGGCAGCGACCAATGAATGCGTTAACGATTCCGGAATTGACTTTGATAAGGTTGACCGCAATCGTTGCGGTGTAATCTGGGCAACTGGTATTGGCGGAATAGGGACCTTCGAAAATGAGATTCGGGAATATTTTTCGCCTGAAGCAAAGGGTCGAATCAGCCCGTTTTTCATTACCAAGATGATTCCCAATATGGCTTCCGGATTAATTTCAATCAAATACGGTTTGCACGGAGCCAGTTATGCTACTGTTTCAGCCTGTTCTTCTTCGAATCATGCCATCACCGACTCGTATAACCTGATTAAAATGGGGAAGGCCGAAGTTATGTTGGCCGGAGGTTCTGAAGCCCCGATAACCATTTCGACAGTTAGTGGGTTTAGTGTAATGAGGGCACTTTCGGAACGAAACGATAGCCCTGAAACGGCTTCGCGCCCCTTTGATGAAGCCCGCGATGGCTTTGTTTTGGGCGAAGGTGGAGCGGTTTTGATGCTTGAAGAACTTGAGCATGCGCAACGGCGCGGAGCCAAAATCTATGCTGAAATGACTGGCTATGGATTGGCATCGGATGCATACCACATCACTGGTTCGCATCCTGACGGGCTGGGCGCTCAATTGGCCATGACCGAAGCCATGCAGGAAGCTGGTTTAAAGCCGGAAAATATTGATTACATCAATGCCCACGCTACCTCAACACCGGTTGGCGATCTCAGCGAAACAAGAGCGATTTCAGTCATTTTCGATTCTTGTTTGGATAAGGTCGCTGTAGGAGGTACCAAATCGATGACCGGGCATTTGCTCGGGGCTGCTGGCGCCATTGAGGCCATGTGTTGTGTATTGGCCGTTAATAACAATGTGATTCCTCCAACAATCAATTTGCAGAACCGCGATGCTGCTATCGATTCACGGATTCGGGTTGAACAATCGCTTTGCAAACAGCCGGTTAACGCCGCTTTAAATAATTCATTCGGCTTTGGAGGGCATATTGTAAGTACGCTTTTTCAGAAGTATAAAGAATAA
- a CDS encoding LPXTG cell wall anchor domain-containing protein, whose amino-acid sequence MKKSLMLALVSLMFVGGMTKLYAQEDSAKVAEEPKDTISIDTMDPVYYEDEATKESSNTLTYAIIGGIVVIGGAAFFYIKKKKK is encoded by the coding sequence ATGAAAAAATCACTAATGTTGGCTCTTGTAAGCCTAATGTTTGTTGGTGGAATGACAAAATTGTATGCTCAGGAAGATTCGGCTAAGGTCGCCGAAGAACCAAAAGATACTATTTCGATTGACACTATGGATCCAGTTTATTACGAAGATGAAGCAACCAAGGAATCATCAAATACGTTGACTTATGCCATTATTGGCGGAATTGTTGTGATTGGTGGTGCGGCTTTCTTTTACATTAAAAAGAAAAAAAAGTAA
- a CDS encoding TetR/AcrR family transcriptional regulator encodes MSVTREKILELAEELILNKGYNGFSYQDISTVMGIKNAAVHYYFPSKDNLGVSILKTNVQRFEEMVENMQNRNFDEWQQLESFMKIYLKSNRENKICLIGSLGTDINTLSDPMRVELQKMVDRIILWLESILQSGREKGLFQFNIPPRDQALSILSSLVAGLQLARILSKSDFKNIHQSIWESITPPGNEDKSKEHGA; translated from the coding sequence ATGTCGGTAACACGCGAAAAAATACTGGAACTTGCTGAAGAATTAATACTGAACAAGGGATATAATGGCTTCAGTTATCAGGACATCTCGACTGTAATGGGAATTAAAAATGCAGCGGTGCATTATTATTTTCCCAGTAAAGATAACCTGGGTGTCAGCATTCTTAAAACCAATGTTCAGCGATTCGAAGAAATGGTTGAGAACATGCAAAACCGCAATTTTGACGAATGGCAGCAGTTGGAATCGTTCATGAAAATATACCTGAAAAGCAACCGCGAAAACAAGATTTGTCTGATTGGTTCGCTCGGAACTGATATCAATACCCTGAGCGACCCAATGCGCGTTGAGTTACAAAAAATGGTTGACCGAATTATCCTTTGGCTCGAATCGATTCTGCAAAGTGGCCGTGAAAAAGGACTTTTCCAGTTCAACATTCCGCCGCGTGATCAGGCTCTTTCTATTTTGTCATCGCTGGTTGCCGGTCTTCAACTGGCGCGTATTCTGAGCAAATCAGATTTTAAGAATATACATCAATCCATTTGGGAAAGTATTACCCCGCCAGGAAATGAAGATAAAAGCAAGGAGCATGGGGCATAG
- a CDS encoding NCS2 family permease yields the protein MEFITKFFKLQENKTTVRTEIIAGITTFMTMAYILFLNPNILSATGMDKNAIFFATAIAAGFVTIAMGLVANFPIALAPGMGLNAFFATVALAGVGMPWRVALGAVFISGLIFILLTVTKVRQILVVAVPHSLKVAITVGIGLFITIIGLKLSEIMAVSANVIPPTLEHLNATKGQSNLLFFEWNIGLGSLKNPAMLLCLIGLAITSALMAMRVKGSLLIGIIVTTIIGIPMGVTKIAEGFSPFSLPDFSNLAVFELDIKGALSMGIWTVVFTFTFVELFDTFGTLVGTANKAGLIDKDGNSPKIGKAMLVDAFGVSFGALMGTSTITAYVESAAGISEGGRTGLTAVTTGLLFLLALVLAPLATLIPNAATAPALIIVGLLMVSAIKEIDFEDFTEGLPAFICIVMMPFTYSIANGVAAGIIFYTLLKVITGKAKNVHWMMYLLFALVVIRYLFLTEAS from the coding sequence ATGGAATTTATCACTAAGTTTTTTAAGCTGCAGGAGAACAAAACGACTGTTCGCACCGAGATCATTGCAGGTATCACTACCTTCATGACTATGGCTTACATCCTTTTCCTGAACCCGAATATTCTTTCGGCTACCGGAATGGATAAGAATGCTATCTTCTTTGCTACTGCCATTGCTGCCGGTTTTGTGACCATCGCAATGGGTTTAGTTGCCAATTTCCCGATTGCATTGGCTCCTGGAATGGGTTTGAATGCCTTCTTTGCCACTGTAGCTTTAGCTGGGGTTGGAATGCCATGGCGTGTTGCTTTAGGTGCGGTGTTCATTTCCGGTTTGATCTTTATTCTTTTAACCGTTACGAAAGTCCGCCAGATTCTGGTTGTTGCAGTTCCTCATTCGCTAAAGGTTGCGATTACCGTTGGTATCGGTTTATTTATTACCATTATTGGCCTGAAATTGTCAGAAATCATGGCTGTTTCGGCTAACGTGATTCCTCCAACTCTGGAACATTTAAATGCCACCAAAGGTCAGTCGAACTTACTGTTCTTCGAATGGAATATTGGACTTGGAAGCCTTAAAAATCCGGCCATGCTGCTTTGCCTGATTGGACTTGCCATTACTTCAGCTTTAATGGCCATGCGTGTGAAAGGATCATTGTTGATCGGTATTATTGTTACAACCATTATTGGTATCCCCATGGGAGTTACCAAAATTGCCGAAGGTTTCTCACCTTTCTCACTCCCTGATTTCTCGAACCTTGCTGTTTTCGAACTCGATATCAAAGGCGCTTTAAGTATGGGGATCTGGACCGTGGTGTTCACTTTCACTTTTGTAGAATTGTTCGATACATTCGGAACGCTTGTTGGAACAGCCAATAAAGCCGGTTTGATTGACAAAGATGGTAACTCGCCAAAAATAGGTAAAGCCATGTTGGTTGACGCGTTTGGTGTTTCTTTCGGGGCATTGATGGGAACCAGCACTATAACTGCATACGTTGAAAGTGCTGCAGGTATTAGCGAAGGCGGACGTACCGGTTTAACTGCTGTAACTACCGGTTTACTTTTCCTTTTGGCTCTGGTTTTAGCTCCTTTGGCTACTTTAATTCCTAACGCGGCAACTGCACCAGCTCTGATTATTGTTGGTTTGCTGATGGTTTCGGCGATTAAAGAAATCGATTTTGAAGACTTTACTGAAGGCTTACCTGCATTTATCTGTATAGTCATGATGCCATTTACTTACAGTATTGCCAATGGTGTTGCTGCTGGTATCATTTTCTATACTTTGCTGAAAGTAATTACCGGGAAAGCAAAGAATGTACATTGGATGATGTATTTACTTTTCGCCCTGGTTGTAATAAGATATCTATTCCTTACAGAAGCTTCTTAA
- a CDS encoding aldo/keto reductase codes for MTQISRRQFIQAGLIGAAAASTGFAGMSYINPTDSMIDRVKLGKTGLIVPHLALGTGTHGGKQSSDMTRMGIQNWLKIARYAQERGMTFYDAADLYGSHQNVKEILKEVPREKATLLSKIWTRPEDWNKDAPKATIDRFRKETGSEYFDILLLHCMTNEKWKEEKKPYIEALSEAKQKGIVKAVGLSCHSFEALKVAADDPWVDVILARINPEGVIMDASPDEVMAVLKKAHDRGKGIIGMKIFGEGKLSEESQREKSLRYVIGSKNVDCMTIGITSVDQVEDVVKRISRIVKEV; via the coding sequence ATGACACAAATTTCAAGAAGGCAGTTTATTCAAGCTGGGCTGATAGGAGCCGCAGCTGCTTCAACCGGGTTTGCCGGTATGTCATACATCAATCCGACTGATTCGATGATTGATCGTGTGAAACTGGGGAAAACCGGGTTGATCGTTCCTCATCTGGCGCTTGGAACCGGAACTCACGGAGGAAAACAATCTTCAGACATGACCCGTATGGGCATTCAGAATTGGTTAAAAATTGCCCGTTATGCTCAGGAAAGGGGAATGACTTTTTACGATGCCGCTGATCTTTATGGTTCGCATCAAAATGTGAAAGAAATCCTGAAAGAAGTTCCGAGAGAAAAAGCAACTTTGCTTTCGAAAATCTGGACACGCCCTGAAGACTGGAATAAAGACGCCCCCAAGGCAACCATAGATCGGTTCAGGAAAGAAACCGGATCGGAGTATTTTGATATACTATTGCTGCATTGCATGACCAATGAAAAGTGGAAGGAAGAAAAAAAACCATACATTGAGGCACTTTCGGAAGCCAAACAAAAAGGGATTGTGAAAGCTGTAGGTCTTTCGTGCCATAGCTTTGAGGCCTTGAAAGTTGCTGCCGATGATCCTTGGGTTGATGTAATTCTGGCGCGCATTAATCCTGAGGGTGTTATCATGGACGCCAGTCCCGATGAAGTGATGGCTGTACTTAAAAAAGCACACGATCGCGGGAAAGGAATCATTGGAATGAAAATTTTTGGAGAAGGCAAACTGTCGGAAGAAAGTCAGCGCGAAAAGTCATTGAGGTATGTAATTGGCAGTAAGAATGTTGACTGCATGACCATCGGAATAACCTCTGTTGATCAGGTAGAAGATGTGGTAAAACGCATTTCGCGCATTGTAAAAGAAGTATAA